From one Rhodoferax sp. PAMC 29310 genomic stretch:
- a CDS encoding integrase arm-type DNA-binding domain-containing protein: MPLTDAQLRNLTEPGKHSDGFGLYLELTKAGGRYWRMKYRYGGKEKRLAFGVYPGVSLKDARELATKARQSLKDGSDPGELRRVDKAKTAFETVNTFEAVARDWMKHQAARWDTETAGRIRATLENDIFKTLGSRPLAAIKPGEIMAAVKKIEARGAADQAGRVLQRVKAVYRWAVIHERIEANPMLDLVPSEVLKPRTVQHRAAMTDKELPEFLPKLAAYEGDPTTVHGLRFMILTATRPGETRGALWTEFDLDAALWVIPAERMKMRTEHRVPLSAQAVEILQFMKPLSGDCALVFPSPVYRSKPLSENTFNSALARMGYKYTATAHGFRALFSTVANECGWNPDVIERQLAHKEANEIRAAYHRSTYLKDRERLMQWWADYLDGRKAGNVIKMPQRAA; encoded by the coding sequence ATGCCATTGACTGACGCGCAACTGCGCAACCTGACCGAACCCGGCAAACACTCGGACGGCTTCGGGCTTTATTTGGAACTGACCAAGGCCGGGGGCCGGTACTGGCGTATGAAGTACCGCTATGGCGGCAAAGAAAAACGACTTGCCTTCGGGGTCTATCCCGGCGTGAGCCTGAAGGATGCCCGCGAATTGGCGACCAAGGCCCGGCAATCTCTGAAAGATGGCAGCGACCCCGGCGAACTTCGCAGGGTCGACAAAGCGAAAACCGCTTTCGAGACCGTCAACACCTTTGAGGCGGTGGCCCGCGACTGGATGAAGCACCAGGCCGCACGCTGGGATACTGAAACGGCGGGGCGTATCCGTGCCACGCTGGAAAACGACATTTTCAAAACACTGGGTTCGAGGCCGCTTGCAGCCATCAAACCCGGCGAAATCATGGCAGCGGTGAAAAAGATCGAAGCCCGGGGGGCGGCTGACCAAGCCGGGCGGGTGTTACAGCGGGTCAAGGCGGTTTATCGGTGGGCTGTGATTCATGAACGGATCGAGGCAAATCCCATGCTTGACCTAGTGCCGTCTGAGGTGCTGAAGCCACGCACTGTGCAGCACCGGGCCGCGATGACTGATAAGGAGTTGCCCGAATTCCTTCCCAAGCTGGCCGCATACGAAGGCGACCCCACGACCGTTCACGGGTTGCGCTTCATGATTCTTACCGCAACCCGACCAGGTGAAACACGCGGGGCACTGTGGACAGAATTCGACCTTGATGCGGCGCTGTGGGTCATACCTGCGGAGCGCATGAAGATGCGCACTGAACACCGGGTTCCACTGTCAGCACAAGCGGTGGAGATTTTGCAATTCATGAAACCGCTGAGCGGCGATTGTGCTTTGGTGTTCCCTAGCCCCGTCTATCGAAGCAAGCCTCTGAGCGAGAACACCTTCAATTCAGCCCTGGCACGCATGGGCTACAAATACACGGCGACCGCCCACGGGTTCCGGGCGTTGTTCTCCACGGTGGCCAATGAATGCGGCTGGAATCCTGATGTGATCGAAAGGCAACTCGCCCACAAAGAAGCGAACGAAATCCGGGCCGCCTATCACCGATCCACGTACCTGAAGGATCGTGAACGCTTGATGCAGTGGTGGGCTGATTACCTAGACGGGAGAAAGGCCGGAAACGTGATCAAGATGCCCCAGCGGGCCGCCTGA
- a CDS encoding DUF3775 domain-containing protein, whose protein sequence is MTQPENPPAARPDPFFSIPVDRTWNACIGPQGDEENYVDGFIDAALALANLILEKEMFVARDTLVLPILYNARHGVELSLKFAMTRLLAAGILKVSHAVNHDIASHWQHLQQASIGDEAIRRHLSELQPYIMSLASIDDDGQQLRFATDVEGNPSLEDKPLANIQVIRNSLVVLQKVLRDLKNHLLRLCAENTLGSHTDECSRMDLMSIARMLPPRTEWSSASFTTAKQSVQERYKLSGKKFCTALDAIQANREMSAQLGVETILTHLTDASARMLIDQWSTVHPVRPRADEKLGVDYFGKRDWEDTRLYFERKTAARNVILQTLSPEEIADADTIYYLGRDGNLPEQYDGLLAQEKNNHAEADGLRLSVDNLLSKTNLLKSLVRGLRRLGKTTLASTLESMRPDML, encoded by the coding sequence ATGACCCAACCAGAAAACCCCCCGGCGGCCAGGCCTGACCCATTCTTCAGCATTCCTGTCGACAGAACATGGAACGCGTGTATTGGGCCGCAGGGGGACGAAGAGAACTACGTCGATGGATTCATCGACGCGGCACTCGCGCTAGCGAATCTAATCCTTGAGAAGGAAATGTTTGTTGCCAGGGATACGCTTGTTCTTCCGATCCTTTACAACGCGCGCCATGGGGTCGAGCTTTCGTTGAAATTCGCGATGACTCGACTGCTGGCGGCTGGAATTCTTAAAGTGAGCCACGCTGTCAACCATGACATCGCGTCGCACTGGCAGCACCTTCAACAGGCGAGCATTGGCGATGAGGCGATTCGGAGACACCTAAGTGAACTGCAGCCTTACATCATGAGCCTGGCGTCGATTGACGACGATGGCCAGCAACTGCGATTTGCCACAGATGTCGAAGGGAATCCGAGCCTAGAAGACAAGCCTTTAGCCAATATCCAAGTCATTCGAAATAGCTTGGTCGTTCTTCAAAAAGTGCTTAGAGACTTGAAAAATCATTTGCTGAGACTATGCGCCGAAAACACGTTGGGATCGCATACAGATGAGTGTTCTCGGATGGACCTAATGAGCATCGCAAGGATGCTTCCACCACGGACGGAGTGGAGTTCAGCCTCCTTCACAACGGCTAAACAGTCTGTTCAGGAACGATACAAACTGAGCGGAAAGAAGTTCTGCACCGCTCTTGATGCGATCCAGGCTAATCGGGAGATGAGCGCGCAGCTAGGCGTAGAGACAATACTGACGCACCTCACAGATGCAAGCGCTCGCATGCTCATAGACCAGTGGTCAACGGTTCACCCCGTCCGCCCAAGAGCAGACGAAAAACTTGGCGTGGACTATTTTGGAAAACGAGATTGGGAAGACACTCGCTTGTACTTCGAACGAAAGACCGCTGCACGCAATGTGATCCTGCAGACGCTATCGCCGGAAGAAATCGCCGACGCAGATACCATCTATTACTTGGGGCGTGACGGCAATCTTCCGGAGCAATATGACGGCCTTTTGGCCCAGGAAAAAAATAACCATGCGGAGGCCGATGGCCTGCGTCTGAGCGTGGATAATCTACTCTCAAAAACCAACCTACTGAAGTCCCTTGTAAGAGGACTTCGCAGGCTGGGTAAGACGACTCTTGCGTCCACTCTTGAGTCAATGCGTCCCGACATGCTTTAG
- a CDS encoding ABC transporter substrate-binding protein, with amino-acid sequence MARHFGQTTFPPQRMGLRVLAASVALFAAGTLHAQETFKIGVVSFLSGQAAESFGIPAVNGAKALVEAFNKGQAPAPYNKTGFGGMKLEAVYIDEAGGATKQVQELRNLYDREKVDAVVGYVSSGDCLAVAPVAEEMKRFLILYDCGTPRVFEDGKFNYVFRTASHATMDNVALARYLKAKNIKVNSFNMINQDYAWGQDSKKDFALSMEKLFPDAKAGQDQLPKFGAGQYGTEISSLMSKTADVTHSSLWGGDLQAFILQAGPRGLFKRTQVLLSAGDHVLPGLGDKMPDGTILGARGAYGLMSPKSALNDWWWDLYSKANGVYPVQAPYRMAQALLGLKLAVEKATAANGGKKPNSEQLAAALKGSEWASPAGKISMALADGHQAIQETAIGKTRYDAAKKMVMIDDIVRFPAECVNPPSDMKSEDWIKAGFPGAKGCP; translated from the coding sequence ATGGCAAGACATTTCGGACAGACGACATTCCCGCCGCAGCGCATGGGCCTGCGTGTTCTAGCTGCCAGCGTGGCATTGTTTGCCGCGGGTACTTTGCATGCCCAAGAAACCTTCAAGATCGGCGTGGTCAGCTTCTTGTCCGGTCAGGCGGCCGAAAGTTTCGGTATCCCGGCGGTCAACGGTGCAAAGGCGCTGGTGGAGGCTTTCAACAAAGGGCAGGCGCCTGCACCCTACAACAAGACAGGTTTCGGCGGCATGAAGCTGGAGGCCGTCTACATTGACGAGGCGGGTGGTGCGACCAAACAGGTGCAGGAGCTTCGCAACCTCTACGACCGCGAGAAAGTCGATGCCGTGGTCGGTTATGTCAGCTCCGGTGACTGCCTGGCGGTTGCACCGGTGGCCGAGGAGATGAAGCGCTTTCTGATCCTCTATGACTGCGGAACCCCGCGTGTCTTCGAGGACGGCAAATTCAACTATGTGTTCCGCACCGCCTCACACGCAACCATGGACAATGTGGCGCTGGCCCGTTATCTGAAAGCCAAGAACATCAAGGTCAACAGCTTCAACATGATCAACCAGGACTATGCCTGGGGTCAGGATTCGAAGAAGGACTTTGCACTGTCGATGGAAAAGCTGTTCCCGGACGCCAAGGCAGGCCAGGACCAGTTGCCGAAATTCGGCGCAGGACAATACGGTACTGAAATCTCGTCGCTGATGAGCAAGACGGCCGACGTGACCCACTCCAGCCTCTGGGGCGGTGACCTGCAAGCTTTCATTCTGCAAGCCGGTCCGCGCGGATTGTTCAAGCGCACGCAAGTCCTGTTGTCGGCCGGTGATCACGTGCTGCCAGGCCTGGGCGACAAGATGCCTGACGGCACCATTCTCGGTGCCCGCGGCGCATATGGCCTGATGTCGCCTAAATCGGCGCTCAATGACTGGTGGTGGGATCTGTACTCCAAGGCCAACGGCGTCTATCCCGTGCAGGCTCCGTACCGGATGGCGCAGGCATTGCTCGGCCTGAAGCTGGCGGTCGAAAAAGCCACTGCGGCCAACGGCGGCAAAAAGCCGAATTCGGAGCAGTTGGCCGCCGCGCTGAAGGGCTCGGAATGGGCCTCTCCGGCCGGCAAGATCAGCATGGCCCTGGCCGATGGCCATCAGGCCATCCAGGAAACCGCGATCGGCAAGACGCGATATGACGCCGCCAAGAAAATGGTGATGATCGACGACATCGTCCGTTTCCCGGCCGAATGTGTCAATCCGCCGTCCGACATGAAGTCGGAGGACTGGATCAAGGCAGGTTTCCCTGGCGCCAAAGGCTGCCCTTGA
- a CDS encoding branched-chain amino acid ABC transporter permease produces the protein MPAISTILIDGLTYASWLFIVALGLTLVFGVLKILNIAHGSFYALGAYTAASFVGWSASMNWAPVWSLLAMLLAAVAVAVIVAPLIERGLLRFFYGRDEVLLVLVTYAMFLILEDVTKLVWGANPYYVSEPYSLFGNVDVGVQSYVGYEFALIGLAAVVGLAVWWGLNRTRQGKIVLAVIHSPEVASSMGVNVSRVYMVSFSIGIFLAALGGAFTAPMISVQPGVSVGVVIVSFAVVIIGGLGSIQGAAIGALLVGLARSLAVHIAPVAELFSIYVVMAVVLMFRPEGLFQRIQARKI, from the coding sequence ATGCCCGCCATCTCAACCATCCTGATTGACGGCCTGACCTACGCGTCATGGCTGTTCATCGTCGCACTCGGGCTCACGCTGGTGTTCGGCGTGCTGAAGATCCTGAACATCGCGCACGGCAGTTTCTACGCCCTCGGAGCCTATACAGCGGCCAGCTTTGTCGGCTGGAGCGCCAGCATGAACTGGGCCCCCGTCTGGTCATTGTTGGCGATGCTGCTGGCTGCTGTTGCGGTGGCCGTCATCGTCGCGCCACTGATCGAGCGTGGACTGCTGCGCTTCTTCTATGGCCGCGATGAGGTCCTGCTGGTGCTGGTGACCTATGCCATGTTCCTGATTCTGGAGGACGTGACCAAGCTGGTCTGGGGCGCCAATCCCTATTACGTGTCCGAACCCTATTCGCTGTTCGGCAACGTCGATGTCGGCGTGCAGAGTTACGTCGGCTACGAGTTCGCGTTGATCGGCCTTGCCGCGGTCGTCGGCCTCGCCGTCTGGTGGGGACTGAACCGCACCCGCCAGGGCAAGATCGTGCTGGCCGTGATCCACAGTCCGGAGGTGGCGTCGAGTATGGGCGTCAACGTCTCGCGGGTTTACATGGTGTCGTTTTCAATCGGCATTTTCCTCGCGGCTCTGGGCGGCGCCTTCACCGCACCGATGATCTCTGTACAGCCGGGCGTGTCGGTTGGCGTGGTCATCGTCTCCTTCGCGGTCGTGATCATCGGCGGGCTGGGCAGCATCCAAGGTGCAGCCATCGGTGCGCTGCTCGTCGGCCTGGCGCGTTCGCTGGCCGTGCACATCGCACCAGTGGCTGAACTGTTCTCGATATATGTCGTTATGGCGGTGGTGCTGATGTTCCGGCCTGAGGGCTTGTTCCAGCGCATTCAGGCCCGGAAGATCTGA
- a CDS encoding branched-chain amino acid ABC transporter permease: MTAILPASKTAPGAGHGRLILIAAVTCVVLSLAGLLMPRWLSFLLIMSAANGLVSLGIVGLMRGGVVPFGQGMMLAAGGYAAALAYNHLGFTDALGMALIGGVAAALIASPFAPLLSRYRGIFFAMLTLALSMVTYGLLMKLDMLGGSDGFNVGRPTLFGQELADGRVVYTLYVLAIVLATTMALLARIFFDSTRGLVTLAVKENELRVEYLGGSVRQAMTINFILAAFCGGIGGALAVMALGHIEPNFSFWTTSGEFVFVAILAGWQSVAAVFIASTLLEVVRSFSSAYFPNTWQLVLGIFLLLVIRFLPGGIGSLWMGRKRK; this comes from the coding sequence ATGACGGCCATTCTTCCTGCGTCGAAGACTGCGCCTGGGGCAGGTCATGGACGGCTTATCCTGATCGCCGCCGTCACCTGCGTCGTGCTCTCGCTGGCCGGCCTGTTGATGCCGCGCTGGCTCAGTTTCCTGCTGATCATGTCTGCAGCCAACGGCCTGGTCTCCCTGGGCATCGTCGGCCTGATGCGCGGTGGGGTTGTTCCGTTCGGCCAGGGCATGATGCTGGCCGCCGGGGGATACGCTGCAGCGCTGGCCTACAACCACCTGGGCTTTACCGATGCACTCGGCATGGCTTTGATCGGAGGCGTGGCGGCAGCGCTGATTGCCTCGCCGTTCGCGCCGCTGTTGTCGCGCTACCGCGGCATCTTCTTCGCGATGCTGACCCTGGCCTTGTCGATGGTGACCTACGGTTTGCTGATGAAGCTCGACATGCTCGGCGGCTCGGACGGCTTCAATGTCGGGCGGCCGACCTTGTTCGGCCAGGAACTGGCCGATGGCCGCGTCGTCTACACCTTGTATGTACTGGCGATAGTTCTGGCTACCACGATGGCACTGCTGGCGCGGATCTTCTTCGACAGCACACGCGGACTGGTTACGCTGGCCGTCAAGGAGAACGAACTCCGGGTCGAGTACCTCGGCGGTTCGGTGCGCCAGGCCATGACCATCAATTTCATCCTCGCAGCCTTCTGCGGCGGCATTGGTGGCGCACTCGCGGTGATGGCGCTAGGCCACATCGAACCGAACTTCAGCTTCTGGACCACCTCGGGTGAATTTGTCTTCGTCGCCATCCTCGCCGGTTGGCAGAGCGTGGCTGCGGTCTTCATCGCCAGCACGTTGCTTGAAGTGGTGCGTTCCTTTTCGAGCGCCTATTTCCCGAATACTTGGCAGCTGGTGCTGGGCATTTTCCTGCTGCTGGTGATCCGTTTTCTGCCGGGTGGCATCGGTTCCTTGTGGATGGGAAGAAAACGCAAATGA
- a CDS encoding IS30 family transposase yields the protein MKQRPRIYYSESQKALMWERWKKGESLQQIAQLFDRNHSSVSGVLAETGGIRPPQRCRSPIALTLSEREEISRALAAGQSIRSIACQLGCAPSTISREIQRNGGQGCYRATQAEQAAWDRACRPKTCKLVEKRRLANIVARKLQYQWAPQQIAGWLKHTYPCDKDYHVPHETIYRSLFIQARGALKKELLQHLRRTRVMRRSRHHTQKTGNHGKITNTVSISERPASVEDRAVPGHWEGDLLFGSLNNQIATLVERQTRYVMLVKVARSDTETVINALIKNARKRPQELYKSLTWDRGHEMADHKRFTLATDISVYFCDPHSPWQRGSNENTNGLLRQYFPKGIDISHYSQAQLNAIARKLNERPRKTLDYETPAERFSQLVASTG from the coding sequence ATGAAACAAAGACCCAGGATTTACTACTCTGAGAGCCAGAAGGCTCTGATGTGGGAGCGTTGGAAGAAGGGTGAATCCCTTCAACAAATCGCCCAGTTATTTGATCGAAACCACTCATCTGTCAGTGGCGTCCTGGCGGAAACTGGTGGCATACGTCCGCCGCAGCGTTGTCGTTCCCCAATTGCGCTAACCCTATCTGAACGCGAAGAGATATCACGCGCCTTGGCAGCGGGACAGTCGATCCGGTCAATTGCTTGCCAGCTTGGATGCGCTCCATCCACCATCAGTCGCGAGATCCAGCGCAACGGTGGTCAAGGCTGCTACCGTGCGACCCAGGCCGAGCAGGCGGCTTGGGATCGGGCGTGTCGCCCCAAGACTTGCAAACTGGTGGAGAAGCGAAGGCTGGCCAACATCGTGGCACGCAAGCTCCAATACCAGTGGGCACCCCAGCAAATCGCAGGATGGCTCAAGCATACTTACCCGTGCGACAAGGACTACCACGTGCCACACGAAACCATTTACCGCAGCCTATTCATTCAAGCCCGTGGTGCATTGAAGAAAGAGCTACTGCAACATCTGAGACGCACGAGAGTCATGCGCCGTTCGCGTCACCACACGCAAAAGACAGGCAACCACGGCAAGATCACCAACACCGTATCGATCAGTGAGCGCCCAGCCTCAGTGGAAGACCGTGCCGTACCAGGCCATTGGGAAGGCGACTTGCTTTTTGGGAGTCTCAATAATCAGATTGCGACACTGGTGGAGCGCCAGACGCGTTACGTCATGCTGGTGAAGGTGGCACGCAGTGATACCGAGACGGTCATCAATGCACTCATCAAAAACGCACGCAAGCGGCCTCAGGAGCTCTACAAGTCGCTAACCTGGGATCGGGGTCATGAAATGGCCGACCACAAGCGTTTTACATTGGCCACCGATATCAGTGTTTACTTCTGTGATCCCCATAGTCCTTGGCAGCGTGGGAGCAATGAAAATACAAACGGACTGTTACGGCAGTATTTCCCCAAGGGGATTGATATCTCGCATTACTCACAGGCACAGCTCAATGCCATTGCGAGAAAGCTCAATGAACGTCCAAGGAAAACTCTAGACTACGAAACGCCTGCTGAACGATTCAGCCAACTTGTTGCGTCGACCGGTTGA
- a CDS encoding ATP-binding protein, with amino-acid sequence MNILAIKLRLATETGDFGFQFVFSRGLTVIRANNSSGKSTLFNCLMYGLGMEELVGGRGEKALPYAVKDYFLQGDVRVEVVASEVFIELENSAGESITLRRAIRDTVRNPKLVEVFDVAHLTAGTALGTPKPTYLFDSGSAQKQEGFHQFLENFMGYHLPQVATTSGGVAKLYLQTVFAALAVEQKRGWTDYIANIPFFGIRDARIRVTEFLLGLSVFERQAKRSELDAESMAIDSDWRRAYDTLRQAATTNGLVIEGLSGTPTALLDAVTVLFVKSNGKSQTSLIEHVSQIWLEHAELGAKAAAYGKASGAEALQELESATAELQLLSVLHERATTNLTLQRASLVELRNLLAEANEDLDRNKTALKLRVLGAQMEVEVASDHCPTCHQSVDDTLLFGIVSGPQMDLSTNVEYLESQRRMLQRQINGAQEEIRQSEIAVMDVAGRLAAKHDYRTSLRGDVSTGATESRAIVRRQIQIELELSNLQAFETQAGTLLEALGEVAKRLATNQAARRGLPKDAYSPEDRSRITLFEKNFRGNASSFGYESAEIADIRISLDTLTPILSELELREIRSKVQTSLTADSSASDFVRLIWSYLLALYQTSTMRGFEGHHPGFLLMDEPGQHSMRSSSQHALLQLLSGATGLQSIVAASFDENESVFLEATAGLDFKLIRWEGKVIQRLS; translated from the coding sequence ATGAACATATTGGCCATTAAGCTACGGCTAGCTACCGAAACCGGAGACTTCGGTTTCCAATTTGTATTCAGTCGTGGATTGACAGTCATTCGCGCTAACAATTCCAGCGGCAAGAGCACTCTATTCAACTGCCTCATGTACGGCCTGGGTATGGAAGAACTCGTTGGCGGCAGAGGCGAAAAGGCCTTGCCGTATGCCGTCAAAGACTACTTCCTCCAAGGCGACGTGCGCGTCGAGGTTGTTGCGTCCGAGGTGTTCATCGAGCTCGAGAATTCTGCTGGTGAAAGCATCACGCTGAGGCGGGCGATCCGCGACACCGTCCGAAACCCAAAGCTTGTCGAAGTCTTCGATGTCGCTCACTTGACGGCAGGGACTGCGCTTGGCACCCCAAAGCCGACGTACCTCTTCGACTCAGGAAGTGCGCAGAAGCAGGAAGGGTTCCATCAGTTCCTTGAGAATTTCATGGGCTACCATCTTCCACAGGTTGCTACGACGTCCGGCGGGGTGGCCAAGCTTTATCTGCAGACAGTCTTTGCGGCGCTGGCGGTAGAGCAGAAGCGGGGGTGGACCGACTACATCGCCAACATCCCGTTCTTTGGGATACGTGATGCGCGAATTCGAGTCACCGAGTTCTTACTCGGGCTCAGCGTGTTTGAGCGTCAGGCCAAGCGCTCAGAGCTGGATGCGGAATCCATGGCAATCGACTCGGATTGGCGTCGAGCGTACGACACCCTGCGGCAAGCCGCTACAACCAATGGCCTTGTCATCGAAGGCCTGTCTGGGACTCCGACCGCTTTGCTTGATGCAGTGACGGTCCTGTTCGTGAAGTCGAACGGTAAGTCGCAAACATCACTTATTGAGCACGTCAGTCAAATATGGTTGGAGCATGCAGAACTCGGCGCGAAGGCTGCAGCATATGGCAAGGCATCCGGCGCAGAAGCCCTCCAAGAGCTCGAGTCCGCGACTGCGGAGCTTCAACTACTGAGTGTCTTGCATGAGCGGGCTACCACCAACCTCACGCTGCAGAGAGCGTCGTTGGTCGAGTTGCGTAATCTGCTCGCGGAAGCCAACGAGGACTTGGATCGCAACAAGACCGCGCTCAAGCTACGAGTCCTTGGCGCGCAGATGGAAGTGGAGGTAGCGTCTGACCATTGCCCGACGTGCCATCAGTCCGTCGACGATACGCTGTTGTTCGGCATCGTTTCTGGCCCTCAGATGGACCTGAGCACCAACGTTGAGTACCTCGAAAGCCAACGTCGCATGCTACAGCGTCAAATTAACGGCGCGCAGGAAGAGATTCGTCAATCAGAGATTGCAGTGATGGACGTAGCCGGTCGCCTCGCGGCCAAGCATGACTATCGCACCTCGTTGCGCGGCGATGTGAGCACTGGCGCGACAGAATCACGAGCCATCGTGCGTCGCCAAATTCAGATTGAGCTGGAACTGTCAAATCTCCAGGCATTCGAAACCCAGGCTGGGACCCTACTTGAAGCTCTTGGTGAGGTCGCCAAACGGCTCGCAACCAACCAAGCCGCTCGAAGAGGTCTTCCCAAGGATGCATACAGTCCGGAAGACCGTTCCAGAATTACTCTCTTTGAGAAGAACTTTCGCGGCAATGCGAGCTCGTTCGGCTACGAGAGTGCTGAGATTGCGGACATCCGCATTAGCCTAGACACGCTGACCCCCATCCTCTCTGAACTTGAGCTGCGGGAAATCAGGTCCAAGGTCCAAACCAGCCTTACAGCGGACTCGAGCGCCAGCGACTTCGTGCGCCTAATTTGGAGCTACCTGCTCGCGCTTTACCAGACGTCGACGATGCGAGGGTTTGAAGGACATCACCCCGGGTTCCTCCTCATGGATGAACCCGGTCAACACTCAATGCGCTCCAGCAGCCAACACGCGTTGCTGCAGTTACTGAGCGGCGCAACGGGCTTGCAGTCAATCGTTGCAGCCTCGTTTGACGAGAATGAGTCGGTGTTCCTCGAAGCGACTGCCGGCCTCGACTTCAAGCTCATCCGATGGGAAGGCAAAGTCATTCAGCGCCTCTCGTAG
- a CDS encoding ABC transporter ATP-binding protein has protein sequence MTTLLEAHGVNKRFGAVVAAEDINIRIASGERVSLIGSNGAGKTTFVNMITGYLKPDTGRITLAGHDITPLAPRIITRLGVARSFQIPQLYGDLSVLDNMLVANACHDDKLSFWQPARRPEAIARAETLLERFRLGEHRDRRVAELPGGVRKLLDIAMAMTGRPKLLLLDEPTSGVSAEEKFPMMQTIMDALGHEAETTVLFVEHDMDIVERHASRVVAFYAGRIIADDIPSIALKADDVRRYVTGELLQE, from the coding sequence ATGACCACACTTCTCGAAGCCCACGGTGTCAACAAGCGGTTCGGCGCCGTGGTGGCCGCTGAGGACATCAATATCCGCATCGCCAGCGGCGAACGGGTTAGCCTGATCGGCAGCAACGGCGCCGGAAAGACGACCTTCGTCAATATGATTACCGGCTACCTGAAGCCGGATACCGGCCGCATCACGCTCGCCGGTCACGACATCACCCCGCTGGCACCCCGCATCATCACCCGCCTGGGCGTGGCGCGTTCGTTCCAGATTCCGCAGCTGTACGGCGATTTGAGCGTGCTCGACAACATGCTGGTTGCCAACGCCTGTCACGACGACAAACTCAGCTTCTGGCAGCCGGCGCGGCGTCCGGAAGCCATTGCGCGGGCGGAAACCCTGCTCGAACGCTTCCGCCTCGGCGAACACCGCGACCGCCGTGTCGCCGAATTGCCCGGTGGCGTGCGCAAGCTGCTCGATATCGCCATGGCCATGACGGGCCGACCCAAGCTGCTGCTGCTCGACGAGCCGACCAGCGGGGTCTCTGCCGAAGAAAAGTTTCCGATGATGCAGACGATCATGGACGCACTCGGCCACGAGGCAGAAACCACGGTGCTGTTCGTCGAACACGACATGGACATCGTCGAGCGCCACGCCAGCCGCGTGGTGGCCTTTTATGCCGGGCGCATCATTGCCGACGATATACCGTCCATCGCACTGAAAGCCGATGACGTACGCCGCTACGTGACCGGCGAACTGCTGCAGGAGTGA
- a CDS encoding integrase arm-type DNA-binding domain-containing protein has translation MALNATYIKNSTKHSGAPAGDKHTDGGGMYLLVKASGKYWRMDYRFCEKRKTLALGVFPAVSLEKARQRRDKARELLAEGLDPNVAKQEAKVANAAVVANTFESVALEWMEKTAAERNAGTQLKRKTWLEKDVFPFIGAMPISKIGPRDVLGALRVMEGRGHWMP, from the coding sequence ATGGCACTCAACGCCACCTATATAAAGAACAGCACCAAGCACTCTGGAGCCCCTGCGGGTGACAAGCACACTGACGGCGGCGGCATGTACCTGTTGGTCAAGGCCAGCGGCAAGTATTGGCGTATGGATTACCGCTTTTGTGAAAAGCGTAAAACGCTGGCGCTGGGCGTATTCCCGGCAGTTTCGCTAGAAAAGGCCAGACAACGGCGAGACAAGGCGCGCGAACTCCTGGCAGAAGGCCTTGACCCGAATGTTGCCAAGCAGGAAGCAAAAGTGGCCAACGCTGCAGTAGTGGCAAACACTTTTGAATCAGTTGCCCTGGAGTGGATGGAGAAGACCGCTGCAGAACGCAATGCAGGCACCCAACTCAAACGAAAAACATGGCTCGAAAAAGATGTCTTCCCGTTTATCGGAGCCATGCCCATTTCCAAAATCGGACCGCGTGACGTGCTGGGCGCTTTGCGCGTCATGGAAGGTCGGGGGCATTGGATGCCGTAG
- a CDS encoding DCL family protein, whose translation MAKSVPISLPNGRSWSKKGNAVDHFKTMLARYADGDRVRDASDNADLEALLAVYDSVIPAGQPTKIGPGVSHFEKRMDRDHPGHTSCFFVVRTDGSSIDFSTRRALDVAGAQPR comes from the coding sequence ATGGCCAAATCAGTTCCCATCAGTTTGCCCAACGGCCGAAGCTGGTCCAAGAAGGGCAACGCCGTTGACCATTTCAAGACGATGCTCGCGCGCTATGCCGACGGGGACCGAGTGCGAGACGCTTCAGACAATGCCGACCTGGAAGCGTTACTCGCGGTCTATGACTCTGTCATTCCTGCAGGGCAACCAACCAAGATCGGCCCAGGAGTTTCGCACTTCGAGAAGCGTATGGATCGTGACCACCCAGGTCACACGTCATGCTTCTTTGTCGTTCGAACTGACGGGTCTAGCATTGACTTCAGCACCCGGCGCGCGCTGGATGTCGCAGGCGCTCAACCTCGCTGA